A single window of Oreochromis aureus strain Israel breed Guangdong linkage group 7, ZZ_aureus, whole genome shotgun sequence DNA harbors:
- the mrps2 gene encoding 28S ribosomal protein S2, mitochondrial gives MAVRALTRGLLGFRYSRAATVASPCGGHHYVTAPSVKPPQPQADDVTEKILNQPLEKPDFFRVAELFSLKDLFDARVHLGHKKGCRHRLMEPYLYGCRLDHDIIDLDQTMEHLQLALNFTAHIAYRGGIILFVSRRRQFGHLVETTAKDCGEYAHTRYWQGGLLTNANIQYGPGVRLPDLIIFLSTLNNVFQQHVGIRDAAKMNIPTVGVVDSNCNPSLVTYPVPGNDDTPAAVELYCRLFKMTINRAKDRRKQMELLHGLSAPTSQTS, from the exons ATGGCTGTCCGGGCACTTACGAGAG GCCTTTTAGGGTTCCGATACTCACGGGCTGCCACAGTAGCATCCCCCTGTGGTGGGCATCACTATGTGACAGCACCGTCTGTGAAGCCACCTCAACCCCAGGCTGACGATGTTACAG aaaaaatattaaaccAGCCCCTCGAGAAACCAGACTTTTTCCGTGTGGCTGAGCTTTTCTCCTTGAAAGACTTGTTCGACGCCAGAGTGCATCTTGGTCACAAAAAAGGTTGCAGGCACAG GCTCATGGAGCCGTATCTCTACGGCTGTCGTTTGGATCATGACATTATCGATCTGGACCAGACTATGGAGCACCTTCAGCTAGCCCTCAACTTCACCGCCCACATAGCATATCGCGGCGGCATCATCCTGTTTGTCAGCAGGCGGCGTCAGTTCGGCCATCTGGTGGAGACCACCGCCAAGGATTGTGGGGAGTATGCGCACACGCGGTACTGGCAGGGCGGCCTCCTCACCAACGCCAATATCCAGTACGGCCCAGGAGTCCGCCTACCGGATCTCATCATTTTCCTTTCAACTCTCAACAACGTCTTTCAGCAGCACGTGGGCATCAGGGACGCAGCCAAGATGAACATTCCCACAGTGGGTGTGGTGGACTCAAACTGCAACCCCAGCCTGGTGACGTACCCCGTGCCCGGGAACGACGACACTCCAGCTGCCGTCGAGCTCTATTGTCGTTTGTTTAAGATGACCATTAACCGTGCCAAAGACAGAAGGAAACAGATGGAGCTCCTTCATGGTCTGTCAGCGCCCACCTCGCAGACCTCATGA